The following coding sequences lie in one Candidatus Zixiibacteriota bacterium genomic window:
- a CDS encoding metallophosphoesterase has protein sequence MRFLLRAILLNTGIALLAVVCAVGSDSVGFAVIGDFGSGSANEAAVAAMVAQWISDFVVTTGDNSYGTNSIDFNIGQFYSQYIGDYTGIYGAGADTNRFFPSLGNHDYTDGGGLTAYLNYFSLPGAGVLSSLSSNNERYYDVIIEPVHFFIVNSNILEPSGISSTSAQAQWLRNQLETSVQPWNIVVMHHAPFSSSTSHGSTPVMQWPYEEWGADLLLSGHDHTYERIHRDDDGDGNQFLYFVNGLGGRSIYGFPVSGFVAGSMVRYNGNYGAMVINASHDTLRSYFWSISGYPPGTLIDSVVLINRDDCCVVAGDANNSGSINMLDITFLISYLYKSGGVSNCPDGMNADGDGPINIIDIVRQIDFLYKGGGSPACPL, from the coding sequence GTGCGTTTTTTACTGCGAGCGATTCTCTTAAATACCGGCATTGCGCTTCTGGCTGTCGTCTGCGCGGTCGGCTCAGACAGTGTGGGCTTTGCTGTTATAGGGGATTTTGGAAGCGGCAGCGCCAATGAAGCGGCGGTGGCGGCGATGGTTGCGCAGTGGATTTCTGATTTTGTGGTGACCACCGGCGACAACAGTTATGGGACAAATTCCATCGATTTCAATATAGGCCAGTTTTACAGCCAGTATATCGGAGATTATACTGGAATCTATGGTGCCGGCGCCGATACTAATCGCTTTTTTCCTTCCCTGGGGAATCATGATTACACTGATGGGGGAGGTCTGACCGCTTATCTCAACTATTTCTCACTTCCGGGCGCCGGCGTGCTATCGAGTTTGTCGTCGAATAATGAGAGATATTATGATGTAATCATCGAACCGGTGCATTTTTTCATTGTCAACAGCAATATCCTGGAGCCGAGCGGTATCAGCAGTACTTCTGCGCAAGCCCAGTGGCTTCGAAATCAGTTAGAGACATCGGTCCAACCCTGGAATATTGTGGTGATGCATCACGCGCCGTTTTCCTCATCGACCAGTCACGGCTCTACTCCCGTAATGCAGTGGCCTTATGAAGAATGGGGGGCAGACCTGCTGTTATCGGGGCACGATCATACCTATGAGCGAATTCATCGGGATGACGACGGTGACGGCAATCAATTTCTGTATTTTGTGAATGGTTTAGGCGGACGCTCGATTTATGGGTTTCCGGTGAGCGGATTTGTTGCGGGTAGCATGGTCCGTTATAACGGCAACTATGGCGCAATGGTCATTAATGCCAGTCATGATACTCTACGAAGCTATTTCTGGTCTATTTCCGGATATCCCCCGGGGACTTTGATAGACTCCGTAGTCCTAATAAACAGGGATGATTGCTGTGTGGTGGCGGGCGATGCCAACAACAGCGGCAGCATCAATATGCTCGATATCACCTTTCTGATCTCCTATCTATACAAATCAGGGGGAGTATCCAATTGCCCGGATGGGATGAACGCCGATGGTGATGGTCCCATCAACATTATCGATATTGTGCGTCAAATTGATTTTCTTTATAAAGGAGGCGGCAGTCCAGCGTGCCCTCTTTAG
- a CDS encoding fibronectin type III domain-containing protein, with product MSGTLKSHVVLRKIEYFVFGLLLFTALAPGNALGVPQGLSAAAATPNSVTLTWTAPGDDGSLGQASQYDIRYSLTPITDASWSSATQVSNEPAPQPAGSIETFDVTGLQPSTTYYFAIKTGDEVPNWSALSNVVTKATTAEVTPPSAITTLAATSSTTSSVTLSWTAPGDDGNVGTAAQYDIRYSTATITDANWNSATQATGEPTPLAAGSAQTFVVNGLQANTTYYFAIKTADEVPNWSALSNIASRATSSETTPPSAINSLAATTATANSVTLTWLSVGDDGTFGTASQYDVRYSTDSITAANFNAATQATGEPTPKPAGQNESFTVTGLNQGTKYFFAVKVADEIPNWSGISNVVSRSTVDQTPPAPIQDLSAETGIESGEINLTWTAPGDDGTLGRATEYILKFSQSLITELNWNSAASYAAVPTPLSSGTIESMTMEGLTPGEYYYVAVKACDENSNASLISNLTYCQAQVEISTDDNDMQVQLLSPSSFVNLHSSKPTLTVANINALSANRYYFEVATDSFFINLVVTSPPVPQEEGATTSWKVDETLKGNQTYFWRARANDFSYSAVAGFSLNPATHAYPNPYNPHLNANVTFTDLPSGADLVLMTVSGSTVRSWSNLSGDDLTWDGTNDSGEPVSSGTYLWFLKGSERNGKLVIVR from the coding sequence ATGTCTGGAACATTGAAGTCACATGTAGTACTGCGTAAGATAGAGTATTTTGTCTTTGGCTTGCTGCTCTTTACGGCGCTGGCGCCGGGGAATGCGCTGGGGGTGCCGCAAGGTTTGTCGGCCGCCGCCGCCACTCCCAATTCGGTGACCTTGACCTGGACGGCGCCGGGTGATGACGGCTCCCTGGGGCAGGCGTCACAGTATGATATTCGTTACTCATTGACACCGATAACCGATGCCAGCTGGAGCAGCGCCACTCAAGTATCAAATGAGCCGGCGCCGCAACCGGCCGGGTCGATTGAAACTTTTGACGTTACCGGTTTGCAGCCAAGCACCACTTATTATTTTGCAATCAAAACCGGCGATGAAGTCCCCAACTGGTCGGCATTATCCAATGTAGTCACCAAGGCGACCACGGCGGAAGTGACCCCGCCGTCGGCAATTACCACTCTGGCGGCAACCAGCTCCACCACCAGCAGTGTCACCTTATCCTGGACGGCTCCGGGCGATGACGGCAATGTCGGCACGGCGGCGCAGTATGATATCCGCTATTCGACCGCTACAATAACTGATGCCAACTGGAACAGCGCGACCCAGGCGACCGGCGAGCCGACGCCGCTGGCGGCAGGCAGCGCCCAGACTTTTGTCGTCAACGGTCTGCAGGCGAATACTACCTATTATTTCGCCATCAAGACAGCGGATGAAGTCCCTAACTGGTCGGCCCTTTCCAATATTGCCTCGCGGGCGACATCAAGTGAAACTACACCTCCCTCGGCTATTAATTCACTTGCCGCCACTACCGCCACCGCCAACTCCGTCACCCTGACCTGGCTATCGGTCGGCGATGACGGCACCTTTGGAACCGCTTCGCAATATGACGTTCGTTACTCCACCGACTCCATCACCGCGGCGAATTTCAATGCCGCAACTCAGGCAACCGGCGAACCGACTCCGAAACCGGCCGGGCAGAACGAATCTTTCACGGTAACCGGTTTGAATCAGGGAACAAAATATTTCTTCGCCGTGAAGGTTGCTGATGAAATTCCCAACTGGTCAGGCATCTCGAATGTTGTAAGCCGGAGCACCGTTGACCAGACACCGCCGGCGCCGATTCAGGACTTGAGCGCCGAAACCGGTATCGAAAGCGGCGAAATCAATCTAACCTGGACTGCCCCCGGCGATGATGGTACCCTGGGGCGCGCCACTGAATATATTTTGAAATTCTCGCAGAGCCTGATTACCGAGCTCAACTGGAACAGCGCCGCCTCGTACGCCGCCGTTCCGACCCCGCTGTCGTCAGGGACGATAGAATCGATGACCATGGAGGGTCTTACGCCGGGGGAGTATTACTATGTGGCGGTGAAAGCCTGCGATGAAAACAGCAACGCCTCGCTCATTTCAAATCTGACATACTGCCAGGCGCAGGTGGAGATTTCCACCGACGATAACGATATGCAGGTGCAGCTTCTGAGCCCCTCGTCATTTGTTAATCTCCATTCATCGAAACCGACTCTGACCGTTGCCAATATTAATGCTTTAAGCGCCAATCGGTACTACTTCGAAGTAGCGACCGACTCCTTCTTCATCAACCTGGTCGTCACCTCTCCTCCTGTCCCCCAGGAGGAGGGGGCGACTACCTCCTGGAAAGTGGATGAAACCCTGAAAGGAAATCAGACTTACTTCTGGCGGGCGCGCGCCAATGACTTCAGTTATAGCGCGGTCGCCGGTTTTTCTCTCAATCCGGCAACCCATGCCTACCCCAATCCTTATAATCCCCATCTGAACGCCAATGTCACCTTCACTGACTTGCCGTCAGGCGCGGACCTGGTGCTGATGACAGTCTCCGGTTCAACCGTTCGGAGCTGGAGCAATTTGTCTGGTGATGACCTCACCTGGGACGGCACCAACGATTCCGGAGAACCGGTTTCCTCCGGCACCTATCTCTGGTTTCTGAAAGGTTCCGAGCGGAACGGAAAACTGGTGATAGTGCGTTAA